The Neobacillus sp. OS1-2 genome includes a window with the following:
- the ltrA gene encoding group II intron reverse transcriptase/maturase: MHESIGKRSLRVVESSKKKRKWYSLIDKIWDYQNLEQAFYDVKKNRGAHGVDKVTIKDFEKELEHNLRVLQESLRSKTYRAKPVRRVFIPKTDGSKRPLGIPTVGDRTIQAATKRILEPIFEQKFLDCSFGFRPNRSAHMAIEQIRQDLKDGYTYVIDADIKTYFDSIPHDKLLELIKEEVVDSSVLTLILQFLKSGILENGVYYQNVKGSPQGGVISPLLANIFLHPLDKMMMERGHRITRYADDFVICCKSRKGAERVLKTVVKLLEDELGLKIHPEKTKIVDNLEEPFIFLGYIFKKGYFHSPSDKAVKKFKESIKTVTRRNQTVGLEEFVKRRLNPIIRGWGRYFGIGFSKKLFQQLDSWIRRRLRMIQLRSWKRIRKLHRELRKRNWEGELPRLSMTRWKNSKTQHVHFAIPNERFREIKLVFLLDIYNELHPQRG, from the coding sequence ATGCATGAATCTATAGGGAAACGAAGCTTACGTGTAGTTGAGAGCTCTAAAAAGAAACGCAAGTGGTACAGCCTAATTGATAAAATTTGGGACTATCAAAACTTGGAACAAGCTTTTTATGATGTAAAGAAGAATCGTGGTGCTCACGGTGTGGATAAGGTAACAATAAAAGATTTTGAAAAAGAATTGGAACACAACTTAAGAGTGCTCCAAGAATCTTTACGTTCAAAAACATATCGTGCTAAACCAGTCAGAAGAGTCTTTATCCCAAAAACTGATGGCTCAAAACGTCCGTTAGGTATTCCCACAGTAGGAGACCGAACTATCCAAGCCGCAACTAAAAGAATTCTTGAGCCCATTTTTGAACAGAAGTTTCTAGATTGTAGTTTTGGATTCCGTCCGAATCGCAGTGCTCATATGGCGATTGAACAAATCCGGCAGGATTTAAAAGATGGGTACACATATGTTATAGACGCTGATATAAAAACTTACTTTGATTCAATCCCCCATGATAAGCTCCTTGAATTAATTAAGGAAGAAGTTGTAGATAGCAGTGTACTAACTCTAATTTTACAGTTCCTAAAATCAGGAATACTTGAAAACGGTGTCTACTATCAAAATGTTAAGGGGAGTCCACAGGGGGGCGTAATCAGTCCATTGTTAGCAAATATCTTTCTTCATCCACTAGATAAAATGATGATGGAGCGAGGTCACCGCATAACAAGGTATGCAGATGACTTTGTCATCTGTTGCAAGTCACGAAAGGGTGCAGAAAGAGTTCTAAAAACAGTAGTAAAACTCCTTGAAGATGAGTTAGGGTTGAAAATACACCCAGAAAAGACGAAAATCGTAGACAACCTTGAAGAACCGTTTATCTTTTTAGGATACATCTTCAAAAAAGGATACTTTCATTCACCATCAGATAAGGCAGTGAAGAAATTCAAGGAAAGTATCAAAACGGTAACGAGAAGAAACCAAACAGTAGGTTTGGAGGAATTCGTCAAACGCCGGTTGAACCCGATTATCAGAGGATGGGGAAGATACTTTGGTATTGGATTTTCAAAGAAGCTGTTTCAACAATTGGACTCATGGATTAGAAGAAGGCTTAGGATGATTCAGTTAAGAAGCTGGAAGAGAATAAGAAAGCTCCACAGGGAGCTTCGAAAAAGGAATTGGGAGGGTGAACTTCCTCGTCTTTCAATGACAAGATGGAAGAACTCAAAGACTCAACATGTACATTTTGCGATTCCTAATGAAAGGTTTCGTGAAATCAAACTCGTTTTTCTTTTGGATATCTACAATGAACTACATCCCCAACGGGGATAA
- a CDS encoding methyltransferase domain-containing protein has translation MKNHHSFLFLQSYFRKPMEIGSVWPSSRFLARKMIQPVAWNEVEAIAELGSGTGSITKEIKSHASKKTTVLLFEKDEKMRRNLQQEFPNYPCNQNAVHLLNVMSHNDIQQLDCVISGLPFFNFSKELRERLLNQVLDSLKPGGYFIAFQYSLQMKKQLSKTFHMERIDYVPLNFPPAFVYVCKKPS, from the coding sequence TTGAAAAATCACCATTCCTTTTTATTCTTGCAATCCTATTTCCGAAAGCCAATGGAGATCGGCAGTGTATGGCCAAGCTCACGTTTTTTGGCAAGAAAAATGATTCAGCCGGTGGCATGGAATGAAGTAGAGGCAATAGCTGAGCTTGGTTCCGGTACGGGTTCGATTACAAAAGAAATAAAATCACATGCATCTAAAAAAACAACTGTGCTTCTGTTCGAGAAGGATGAAAAAATGAGGAGGAACCTCCAGCAAGAATTCCCGAATTACCCTTGTAACCAGAACGCTGTTCATTTACTAAATGTAATGAGCCACAATGATATTCAGCAATTAGACTGTGTCATTAGCGGACTACCCTTCTTTAATTTTTCAAAGGAACTACGTGAAAGATTACTTAATCAAGTGCTGGATTCATTAAAACCAGGGGGTTATTTCATTGCTTTTCAATATTCTTTACAAATGAAAAAGCAACTCTCCAAAACCTTCCACATGGAGAGAATTGATTATGTCCCGTTAAATTTCCCGCCAGCTTTTGTTTATGTTTGCAAAAAACCTAGCTAA